Sequence from the Deltaproteobacteria bacterium genome:
CCATGTCGAGGCTGGCCCGAAACGCACGGAGATCATGGATCGTCAGACCGCGGAACAGGTTCTCGACTTCATCCGCACGGCTACGCCACAAACCGTGGATATCACTGGTGGAGCGCCGGAGCTGAACCCCTCGTTTCGTTGGCTGGTCGAACAGAATCGCCGTCAAGGACGCCATGTTATTGATCGCTGCAATCTAACGATTCTCTTTGAGCCGGGTCAAGAAGACCTGCCGCAATTCCTTGCCGACCAACAGGTTGAAATCGTCGCCAGTTTACCCTGCTATTCGCTGGAGAACGTAACCAAGCAGCGTGGTCAGGGCGTCTTTGAAAAATCCATTGACGCGTTAAAACGCCTGAACCGTATTGGTTACGGTTCAGAAGGCTCTGGGCTGACGCTGAACCTGGTCTACAATCCCGTTGGAGCCCACCTTCCCCCGCCGCAAGCAAAACTCGAAGAGGACTATAAACGCGAACTTGGCAGCAATTTTGGCATTGCTTTCAATCATCTGTACACGATTACCAACATGCCCATCTCGCGCTTTGCGCATGCGCTGCAACGTGAGGGGAAAGCCGAAGCCTATATGGAATTGCTAGCGCATTCCTTTAATCCGACAACTCTTGACGGCCTCATGTGTCGGCGCCAGGTCAGTATCTCGTGGGATGGGTATCTCTATGATTGCGACTTCAACCAAATGCTCGATATGAAGGTCGGGAATGGCAGACCGTTTCGCTTAGGTGAAAAGCCTGCGACTGAACTGATGCAAGCGTTGCAGAAGAGAGCGATTTTGGTTGACTCTCACTGTTACGGATGCACGGCTGGAGCAGGATCGAGTTGTGGAGGAAGTTTGCAGTCGTAGCAAGTTGTGAGTTGTGAATTTTTTGTCGGGTGGCAGAGCACTGCCCACCCGACACACGACCTCAAGAAAGTAGGCCGGAATAAACGCAGCGTTCCCGGCGGATCATACTGGGAACGGCCTGCAGCCCCTTCGACAGGCTCAGGACAGGCTTATCCCAGCCTGCACCGAATCCAATACTGTTCGGCACAAAACTTGACCACCGACAGGCGGCAGCTGCCACTCCCCTCCTTTTAGGGGTAGGCTTTTACGCGGAGAAAAGACGAGACGTCATTCCCGCGAATGCGGGAATCCAGGGAGAATACGCAATCGTTCAGGGGTGAAGCTCCTGGATGCCCGCCTGCGCGGGCAGGACGAACACGCGGCTCCTCACGACGGGAAATCCGTGCCAATTG
This genomic interval carries:
- a CDS encoding radical SAM/Cys-rich domain protein, whose translation is MFSTVTPFAQHIRQQGNPLHRLAIDTVQVNVGKLCNQACLHCHVEAGPKRTEIMDRQTAEQVLDFIRTATPQTVDITGGAPELNPSFRWLVEQNRRQGRHVIDRCNLTILFEPGQEDLPQFLADQQVEIVASLPCYSLENVTKQRGQGVFEKSIDALKRLNRIGYGSEGSGLTLNLVYNPVGAHLPPPQAKLEEDYKRELGSNFGIAFNHLYTITNMPISRFAHALQREGKAEAYMELLAHSFNPTTLDGLMCRRQVSISWDGYLYDCDFNQMLDMKVGNGRPFRLGEKPATELMQALQKRAILVDSHCYGCTAGAGSSCGGSLQS